The following coding sequences lie in one Fusarium poae strain DAOMC 252244 chromosome 1, whole genome shotgun sequence genomic window:
- a CDS encoding hypothetical protein (BUSCO:39956at5125), with product MAYNDDSVLARLSSLNESHDSIATAAQWIMFHRRHAERTVQLWLQRLKDSSSTKRLSLIYLANEVAQQSKIRHKDDFIIAFAPVIAEAASVAYKGAPAELQAKLKRVIDVWRDRSIFEAPIQAAIDARIGELDKARGMAKPGFAGSPFGSGGAASAGAAVPSEFAPLVSAHQTVAKLSPPLKATVASASQEYEKQTDPSTPAPSAPVYAARLNGLLKTLANAENAVAECVKAREGLVSGLETLLNANRVALEQEKSDHAQLVSRKTEIEDKKQQVEVGIMRALGPAESNGNPGDGESLSAPAEPGRPEIEALTPPAFEPFDAPTPEALTPEGEPAVAPALAAEEETASYQSLPISTNGSNKRRRVDAEEFPDLGGDDGIDADVAQMLQEGSHS from the exons ATGGCTTACAACGATGACTCCGTACTGGCGCGACTTTCATCGCTGAATGAAAGTCATGACAGTATCGCTACTGCTGCGCAATGGATCATGTTCCATAG GCGACATGCAGAGCGAACCGTACAACTCTGGTTGCAGCGTCTCAAAGACTCGTCTAGCACAAAGAGACTGAGCTTGATTTATCTCGCTAACG AGGTGGCTCAGCAGTCCAAAATCCGGCACAAAGATGACTTTATTATTGCTTTTGCGCCTGTGATTGCCGAGGCTGCTTCCGTCGCCTATAAGGGAGCACCTGCAGAGCTTCAGGCAAAACTAAAGCGCGTGATAGATGTCTGGAGAGATCGATCGATCTTCGAAGCGCCCATTCAGGCTGCCATTGATGCTCGTATTGGGG AACTTGACAAGGCCCGTGGCATGGCTAAACCTGGATTTGCCGGTTCTCCGTTTGGTAGCGGTGGTGCTGCTTCTGCCGGTGCCGCAGTTCCATCCGAGTTTGCCCCTCTTGTGTCTGCTCATCAGACTGTTGCCAAATTGAGCCCTCCTCTCAAGGCCACGGTCGCATCCGCCAGCCAGGAATATGAGAAACAAACCGACCCATCGACACCTGCCCCTTCTGCTCCTGTTTATGCTGCTCGCCTGAATGGTCTTCTCAAAACGCTGGCCAACGCCGAGAATGCAGTTGCTGAGTGTGTCAAGGCCAGGGAGGGCCTTGTCTCTGGTCTGGAGACGCTGCTCAACGCCAACCGCGTCGCATTGGAACAAGAGAAATCTGATCATGCTCAGCTTGTATCCCGAAAAACCGAGATTGAAGACAAGAAGCAACAGGTTGAGGTCGGTATCATGCGAGCGCTAGGTCCCGCGGAGAGCAATGGGAACCCGGGAGACGGGGAGTCATTGAGCGCCCCTGCTGAGCCAGGCAGACCAGAAATAGAGGCACTCACCCCTCCGGCCTTTGAACCTTTCGATGCGCCTACTCCCGAGGCATTGACGCCAGAAGGTGAACCTGCTGTTGCTCCGGCTCTTGCTGCCGAAGAAGAGACTGCGTCTTACCAGTCATTGCCGATTTCGACCAATGGTTCTAACAAGCGTCGTCGTGTCGATGCTGAGGAGTTTCCTGATCTAGGAGGAGACGATGGCATCGATGCTGATGTCGCTCAGATGCTTCAAGAGGGTTCCCACTCATGA
- a CDS encoding hypothetical protein (BUSCO:50369at5125): MADRFPSLEDFDSGAQTDIKDPTAEPSTDDFLAREKALLGDDAEQFTTNNDAAAFADADDDLLGGAGGNEQSTFESQFPDLTQPEAGTGVSAGTAITGGPSVSYNSGYQASFEEEQEPEVIKEWREKRDNQIAKRAEQFAAQREETIKEAQQNIDDFYDNYNNKKEKGIAQTRKEADEFLESREDTVSGGTSWDRIAKLVDVSGKGAKGGASGSGKERFRELLVSLRKDEKAPGATGY; this comes from the exons ATGGCCGACCGATTCCCTTCGCTCGAGGACTTCGATTCCGGGG CGCAAACCGACATCAAGGACCCGACCGCTGAGCCCTCAACTGACGATTTTCTCGCTCGTGAAAAGGCTCTCCTTGGAGACGATGCCGAACAGTTCACAACCAACAATGACGCCGCTGCTTTCGCCGATGCCGACGATGACCTTCTTGGCGGCGCTGGCGGTAATGAACAATCTACTTTCGAGTCCCAATTCCCTGACCTGACTCAACCTGAAGCT GGCACTGGAGTTTCTGCCGGAACTGCCATTACTGGAGGACCTTCCGTAAGCTACAACTCAGGATACCAGGCCTCCTtcgaggaggagcaggaacCCGAGGTTATCAAGGAGTGGCGTGAAAAACGAGACAACCAGATTGCCAAGCGCGCCGAACAATTCGCTGCCCAGCGAGAAGAGACAATCAAGGAGGCTCAGCAGAACATCGATGACTTCTACGACAACTACAACAataagaaggagaagggtaTCGCCCAAACACGAAAGGAAGCCGACGAATTCCTGGAAAGCCGAGAGGACACCGTTTCTGGTGGTACCAGCTGGGACCGAATTGCCAAGTTGGTGGATGTGAGCGGCAAGGGAGCCAAGGGAGGTGCTTCTGGCTCGGGCAAGGAACGCTTCCGAGAGCTATTGGTGAGCCTGCGAAA